The window GCCAGCAGATCATGCGCAGTTGCCCGCCGTCGTCGATGCAATTGTCGAGCGGATGAGTGCGTAAAAAACAATGTCGACTGATGCTCTCCCAATCCCCACTGTGGACGGTCGAACCCAGCCGTGAACAGTTGGTATCGTCGGTTGACGCTGCTTCGGTGCGTGTTGCTGTACAGTTAGACGATCGAGCCAGTGATAACTGAGCCGACATCGGCCGTTGCCTCAGTCACTGCATCTTCACTGTCTCCAATCTTATCGTTCTGGGTGAGCGTTTCAACCGTTCCGTACGCGGTCAATGCTGGCGGTTCGTACCGTGGTGATGTGCTGTCTGACATCAAGTCTCAAATAGTGCCCCGGCAATATAATATTAACTGTTTTGAGTATAAAATAAAACTGCGGTCGCTAAAAGATCGATCCAGTAATGG is drawn from Natronolimnobius sp. AArcel1 and contains these coding sequences:
- a CDS encoding lasso RiPP family leader peptide-containing protein, which encodes MSDSTSPRYEPPALTAYGTVETLTQNDKIGDSEDAVTEATADVGSVITGSIV